tttgaaggcaatgtaaatgtttttctttaagaTCTCCAACAATAAAGTTTTATACTTGTTAGAAAGTTTAGATCAATTATTAAAGTttcttattattgaataaaaaatttgttcatcaaattaaaataaaaaacaaaaaaaaaattggaatcgaatctcattttcaaaaaaaaaaaaaatatcatttgtaTCTtggattaataataataataataattaaaaaaaaatcagtctaGAATCTTTTAATTCAACTTGCAGCTCCGggcatttttaacaaaaaatataagattCAATTCTCATCTTCTCcttgtaattttcaaattataaaaaataatttaaaacaaattatggAATAAATGCAAGAAGTGTCAAAtcctatctttaaaaaaaatgtacttgTTGATGGGTAAAAGTGGCAAAggcaattcttttttttttcttctttaaaattttttttgccaatAACGTTTGAGGTATAAGGAAATAATAATGACTCCAAAATTTGTAGAAATGACATTTTTCGGTTAACTCCGTGATAAACAtgatacatatatattaattttagtattttatccCTCATCTTTATTTTAACCCTTAaactaccctttttttttctgggaCAATTTATCAATTTCTTCCCCTTAAGCTATCATATAGCGTCACTTTTCATCATTCTTATCTTTGGGTGGCACAAGCACGTGCTCATTTCCCTTGCACAGGTTTTCATTTctgccccccaaaaaaaaaaagattttttgggttttttttttttgataagtatttttttttttgggttttttttcaaTGACAATTTTGGAAGACAATGAAGTGATGGTAACAGTAGATATATAACTACACCAACtagtttgtcaaaaaaaaaaaatcttaattcaaCTGTTCATGCACAAAGTAGAAAGTACCTCGAATTTAGAGGAAATTAGGTTTGAACGGTGAGGTTTGCATATTgaaatcatctttttttttaaaaatgtacaatatatataacatttcagttatgataatataaaatattaacgGCCATTAACAAAAGTAGCCActctttttttctatataataGTGTCCACACCAACAGCAAACACAACCAAATACAGCTCAGTTTTAAACCCTCCTACTACCTTATTCTTTGCTGCTTTGTttgttgttcttctttttcttccaaaCATGGTGGTGTTAGAACAAGGCCTCTTAACTGCCATGAACGCAAAAATCATTGGCTCAGGCAGTGAAGGCATAGTTCTAGCACATGGGTATGGAGCAGACCAGTCTATCTGGGACAAAATCCTGCCTCATCTGGCTCAACACTACCGCGTTCTTGTCTTTGACTGGACCTTTTCTGGTGCTGTTAAAGATGCAAACCTATTCGATCCTGTCAAGTACACTTCCTATGAGGCTTTTGCGAATGACTTAATCGCTCTTGTGGATGAGATTAACCTGCAACCTGTGGTTTTTGTTGGCCATTCAATGTCTGGTATGATTGGTTGCATTGCTTCCATCAAAAGGCCTGAGCTTTTTAAGAGACTTATACTCGTTGGAGCTTCTCCAAGGTGCTTATAAAGATATATAaaatgtttctctttcttttacttcattGCTTTATCTCCCATGgcaattgaaaaataaacatgCACACATAAAATACTTTGGGCAGTTGTGGATTTGTTTATGGTTGGTTGTTCTTTGATtattgtttttctctctctttccttttttggcAATATTATTCAGGTAAAACCCATTTAATTGCAAAACGTGTTCTTTCCAGGTTTGAATCAGGTTGGTTTTTCATTTAATACCAAATACGATTAAGGGAGCAAGctctttttttctgttttgttctctttccttcttcttttttcttttttttttttcatctttttctttttttaattttcaattttttatggtGATAGAAAGTAAGAAACTAATTAACTACTCTGATAGTTTTAGTATACCAAAGTTGTGGACTACACAATTCCTTGCTTTTCAGGAACGTGgatcatttcttttctttttcttttttggtaaagaCGTGGATCATTTCTAGAAGAGCTGAAACCCTGACCTCTAGCTCTAAACCTAACGATCTGTTTTTACCGTGCAAATGAATATGCTTGTGATTTCATATACCTTAATCTAGTATTACAAAGAGCCAAATCAAACATGTGGATACAAAATATGGTTTAATTATATATGATGCCGGCTTGGTTTGTCTTGTACTCTTATGTTTGGTTTATATACGTGTGGATCTTTATTCGGTatttttgtacaaaaaaaaatgaagattatCAGATTAGTTTGAGGACAAGCACGAGCTTGGATTACATAAAAGACTAAAACCTCAAGTTTtcctttcctctctttttcttctattttgactttttgttggcAGTTTGAAAGTGATTGTGAGAgcataatttaaatataaatgaCTGTAATACGTTAGGTGTATgatattattactatttttttattttttattttagctttagTTTCTTTATAAATAGGGGGGGAAATTTGTCATAGTTTACAATTAGTGGAACATTAAAATATAACTGTTACCTGTAAggtgtatgatttttttttctttttccattatatattttagttactttacaaggaaaaaaaatggtcataCTAGTTTATAATTAGTGGAGCATAAATTGAACCCTAAGAGTAGAACATTAGATTTTATATATCAACTGACTGTGATCTGATATATCTTGTCATATTAGCAGTTCAAATTGCAAAGTATCCTAATGAAACAAGTCTAAAAATTTCTCATGCTACTTCATATAGGTACATAAATATCGATGATTATGAAGGTGGATTTGAGAAATCGGACATTGAGCAGATTATTTTAAACATTGAATCCAACTATGAGAATTGGGCTACAGCCTTTGCTTCCCTTGTAGTGGATCAAAAAGATCCCCTCTCAGTGGATAAGCTCACAAAATGCTTGAGAAGAATGAGACCTGAAGCGGCACTTCACGTAGCCAAAATCATATTTTACAGCGATGAAAGAGACATTTTTGACAAGGTTATGACCCCATGCACAATCATTCAGACCACCAGTGATATCGTAGTCCCAAAGTCAGTGGCATTCTACatgcaaaacaaaattaaggGAAAATCCACTGTGGAGATCATAGAAACTGATGGCCATTTTCCACAGCTAACTGCGCACCTCCAGCTCCTTCAGGTGCTAGGGAATGTCCTGGGCTTCGCTGATCTTGGTCATAATTAAACGACAGTTTGAAATTTCCacgtttcttctttttctcccccCATTCATTTGAATGGTAGGAAAGTAAGGTCAGAAATAAATGTCCTGCGGGCATGTGTGTTCATAAGTTCATGAGATAGAGGTAGGAGATGGTATGTACTTGTACAATGTAATGttttgtgtttaataaagtttggGTAGTTGGGAGTTAAGAGCTTTGTGAACTTTATTTTGGTCTTGAGccttctaacaaaaaaaaaaaagagagagagagagagagagagagagagagagagaagttatGCACTgtattcaattttcttttatttttattatgcttAAATGAATATGTGTCAGGTTCAAATCTTGTTGTGTTGGCAAATCTAAgccaaaacacattttttgatGTATTTGAGTATTAGTTTTTAGTTTATGAAATAATGCTAAAGATCTATgctaaagacaaaagaaaacagtTCAAGAACATCTGCTTAAaacaacaaagtttttgtttccTCGACTCTTGGTTAATTCCTAGTCGATCTATCGAGGCATAACCGCGTAAGAATCAACAAAAAATGACAACGATAAGAAGCccattatttgtttgtttaagcCCAATCTAAGCCTCATTTGTTTATTCAAACAACGTTAAAAGCCATACCTAGAGAGGCTtcaaagagggagagagaagtaATTGGTTTGTGAAGCTAGGGCTTGTGTAACCAAGTTTCTCACAAGTTTACCTCACCAAAGACTTTCAAGTAGATTTGAAGATCAACTGAAGAAGTTGAAGCCATAGTACCTATCACAAACTTCTTGTTGTGAAGTTAGTCTGTGCACATTAAAGAAGGTCATTAAGAAGAGTAGTCTAAATAAGTTGGAGCTGTGCTTGGATATCTCAGTATGTTCTATTGTAGGTAGGTACTTTggaattagaaatttttttatacttataacCTCAATCTTTATTAGTGCATTCTTCAAGGAGTGGTGACCTATATTTTATCCATTTGAGTTTTCCTTGTTAAGACTTTCCCCATTGTAACCATATCATTGAGGTTGTGTCAAATTCATTTTCTCTACACTTTATTTTTGCAGTATGATTGTCCCCATTAGGGTTGAAATCGGTTAGGTTCAGTTGGGGTGAAGGTGAAATTTTGCCCCAAATTAAGACTCAATTTTGCCAAAATCGATATCGACcgacacaacaaaaaaatggcaAGAAATCGACTGGGAAAGCAACGATTGTGTGGTCAGTTTTTTCGGTTTTCATACATCATCTATTTTCTAAGAAAGCAGAGAAGGaaataatcaagaaaataaaccaaaacaaagaaacagagaaCAAACCCAAACTATAAACCCAATGAAGATGGTGACTAAAGAAATAGATAAAAACGAAGGGGAAGGGGCTACtgaatgagaaagagaggaagagtGACGAGGGAGATCAGAGGGAAATGATTAAGGGGGAGGGAAGACACGCATGTTAACTACTATATATAGGTTAGTTTCAATATAGTTCAGTACAATAATTTTCACTAAAATCGGGTCCAAACCGAATTgagaaaaactgaaaaattggATTTAATTCGTGTAGTTTTGGTCAGTCCATTtggtttgtctttttttctgttttctttttccagCCCTAGTCCCCATCACATTCTAAATTGGacatttgcataattttattaattaatcaacttgggtaattgattAGTTGAATTAGGGTCAAAATAAACTCAACATAGtagttttcattattttgtaaataaattggCGGAATGAAATTGCTTCATGTCTGTTTGGTTCTTACATATCAGCATGCTATTGGAAGAGATCAATGCTATATGTATCAAAGTTCAGGACTACAATTATTTgaatcaaatatttcatttcagAGATCCCAAGTGACCATAGTACTCATTCATTGTTGAatataggctaaaatgcaaaactgaccctttaactttcttcagatttcatttcagtattctaactttactttcgttcacttcagtcctttaagtttcaaatttattcaattaaggtctttctgttaacttttgttaaaatttgttgaaaaaaaaaatatggaaaatgtttttcaattattaattgaatttttttaatttaaaaaatttgaagaaaaatttataaaatttaaaaattaaccacaacacataacaaaaattgatgaaaaaaccttaattaaataaactggaaagttagagaactgaaataaacaaaaactaagttagaagattgaaataaaatctgaaaaaacttaaaaaatcgATTTTGCATTTTACCCATGAATATATTATGGCCTCTCCAAATTGATGAAATTTATGAGGGGAACTTCCATAAAATTTTAGAAGAGTTGATGAGGTTGGACTTTAATTAATTTCGAACCGACTATTTATGACATCCTTTTTCTAGCCCAAAAAAAGAGTCAAAGTAGTTGAAAGTGTGACGCACGTATGAGGAAGGAAGCATGAATAATGCGTGTTCAAAGGATTTTACTGAAGTTCCTGAAGcgcaaaataagaaaaataaaaagagatataGGAAAAGAACAAAACCTATTTATCACAGGCCCAGCTGAAGTTGATTCAGCCCACCATGACTGACCCACATTAATAAGGAACAGAAAGCGACCCAGCTCTAGCACAGTCATTCTATGCCATAAGTGACTCACCGAAAGTTTATCAGCTCAAGCTGTCCTTGAACTTAGTGACAATCAAGTGAATCAACaccttgaaacttgaaagtgaggCTATAACCCAACTGCGAAAAAGTTGATTtgttcctatcaaaaaaaaataaataaataaagataatttgTTACCTTTTTtgatactacaaaaaaaaaaaacaaaaaagtttagCACCTGTAGCTTCTTTTACACCATTAATGTCATTATATAAAGTAACTTGTACGTAAAAGGtaggtattttatttttaattacacGTGAATTGTCATGTCATATTGTAATTGGCACAATAGAACAGTGTCATTGGTGGATTcctataaaaataagaaattactCCTAATACCATTGGTCTAGGTAATGGATACTTTTAGGATACTTGTTAAGAATAAtgctaaaaatacaaattatttacaaaatattttataaactattgatACGGTGagtaattattagtaaataaaaaaagtgatattaataataggcctaaatgaaaatcaataagagATTGGTCACATtaacattttttgtaaaaatgttataataaaatagtttgtggcgGTAACATTACTCATTTATTAATAgacaattttaagaaagtttttatatcaattttatgaaaaaatatttataaaaaaattgtcagaaaaatcaattacttttttcttttttcataaaatttttttaaacataatcAATACACTTGGGGCATCAATTAACTTTTTTCATCATCTCTTACTACCTTAAAAGTACTAGCATtaaatatgctaaaaaaaaattattttaacacaccaaaaaaattactttatctgcTTTAGAATAGCATTTAACAATACACACTACattatctcctttttt
This genomic stretch from Castanea sativa cultivar Marrone di Chiusa Pesio chromosome 1, ASM4071231v1 harbors:
- the LOC142644070 gene encoding strigolactone esterase D14, whose amino-acid sequence is MVVLEQGLLTAMNAKIIGSGSEGIVLAHGYGADQSIWDKILPHLAQHYRVLVFDWTFSGAVKDANLFDPVKYTSYEAFANDLIALVDEINLQPVVFVGHSMSGMIGCIASIKRPELFKRLILVGASPRYINIDDYEGGFEKSDIEQIILNIESNYENWATAFASLVVDQKDPLSVDKLTKCLRRMRPEAALHVAKIIFYSDERDIFDKVMTPCTIIQTTSDIVVPKSVAFYMQNKIKGKSTVEIIETDGHFPQLTAHLQLLQVLGNVLGFADLGHN